The proteins below are encoded in one region of Equus przewalskii isolate Varuska chromosome 1, EquPr2, whole genome shotgun sequence:
- the LOC103562445 gene encoding olfactory receptor 4F3/4F16/4F29-like: protein MPTKPMDGVNSSVVSEFVFLGLTNSWEIQLFLFVFSSTFYMASMMGNSLIMLTVTSDPHLHSPMYFLLANLSFIDLGVSSVTSPKMIYDLLRKRKVISFSGCITQIFFIHVIGGVEVVLLIAMAFDRYVAICKPLHYLTIMSPKLCIFFLIAAWMTGLTHSVVQLAFVVNLPFCGPNVLDSFYCDLPRFIKLACTDTDQLESMVTANSGFISIGSFFILVISYIVIILTVQKRYSAGSLKALSTLSAHITVVVLFFGPLIIVYTWPSPSIHLDKFLAIFDAVLTPFLNPLIYTFRNQEMKVAMRRVCRELVNYHKIS, encoded by the coding sequence ATGCCAACAAAGCCAATGGATGGAGTGAACAGCTCTGTGGTGTCAGAGTTTGTGTTCCTGGGACTCACCAATTCCTGGGAGATCCAACTTTTCCTGTTCGTGTTCTCCTCCACATTTTACATGGCAAGCATGATGGGAAACTCCCTCATTATGCTCACTGTGACCTCTGACCCTCACTTACACTCCCCTATGTACTTCCTATTGGCCAACCTCTCCTTCATTGACCTGGGAGTTTCCTCTGTCACTTCTCCCAAGATGATTTATGACCTTTTGAGAAAGCGTAAAGTCATCTCCTTTAGTGGCTGCATCACTCAAATTTTCTTCATTCATGTCATTGGTGGTGTGGAGGTGGTGCTGCTCATAGCCATGGCTTTTGACAGGTATGTTGCCATATGTAAGCCTCTCCACTATCTCACCATCATGAGCCCAAAACTGTGCatcttctttttaatagctgccTGGATGACTGGCCTTACCCACTCCGTGGTTCAGTTGGCTTTTGTGGTAAATTTACCCTTCTGTGGTCCTAATGTGTTGGACAGCTTTTACTGTGATCTTCCTCGATTCATCAAACTTGCCTGCACAGACACTGACCAACTAGAGTCCATGGTCACGGCCAACAGTGGGTTCATCTCTATTGGCTCCTTCTTCATACTGGTCATTTCCTATATTGTCATCATTCTCACTGTTCAGAAACGCTAttcagctggttctttgaagGCTCTGTCCACACTGTCAGCTCACATCACTGTGGTAGTGCTGTTCTTTGGTCCTTTAATAATTGTCTATACCTGGCCATCTCCCTCTATACACTTGGATAAGTTTCTGGCCATCTTTGATGCAGTTCTCACTCCTTTCCTGAATCCTCTCATTTACACATTCAGGAATCAAGAAATGAAGGTGGCAATGAGGAGAGTATGCAGAGAGCTAGTGAATTACCATAAAATCTCTTAA